The window GATTAACTCACGACATAAAGACACGTAAAATTCAGAATTAGCGTCACTTGCTTAAAGATTTAAGACGTTACCTTAAACAAAGACTCCGAATCACTTGATGCTTCTGGCCCAGTTGAAACATACATAGACACCTGGTCCTACAACAAAGATGTGACTAAAACATATAAATAGATTCAATGTTAACAAAAAGATAAATATCGGGAACATACCATTGAACTTCCGCTAAAGCTGAATACTGGCTCCTACATTTTCAATGCCAAAAAAAGCACGTCTCAATATTTATAACAAGTCGGCATGAAATAAAGTTGGCAGATTTCGTCTGGTGAACACACCTGTGGAGGTGCTGGAAGATCCTGAAGCCAAGACGGGTCACTGACGTTGGGCTCCTATATTCCCAAAATCGACAAAAAACGCATGTCAAACCAATATTTATAAAGTTAATAGTTGGCATCAATTTGTTTAGTATGTTCACCTATAGAGGTGTGCCATTCACAGCTGGTGGCGTGCCATTCACAGCTGGTGGCGTGTCATTCACAGCTGGTGGCATGACGATCACCTGTAGAGGTGTGCCATTCACAGCTGGTGGCGTGCCATTCACCGCTGGAGGCGTGGCGATCACCTCTGAAGCCGTGTCATTCACCAGTGGGGGCGTGGAGACCACTTCTGGTGAAGAGCAGTTCATCCTTCCCTTTTTTTCTTTGTATTCTGCACTTAGTCTTATAGCCTCTGCCTTGTAGGGGGCTTTGTCCTAAATTTTAGCATAAAATACGGCAATAAATTAGTTACTTGGAAAATGACCTGCATatagtgttcattgacttggagaaggcctgtgATAAGATGTcgtggaatgtcatgtggtgggcctaggggaaacacaaagtcccaacaaagtacattaccctcatcaaggacatgtatgataatgttgtgacaagtgttcgaacgagTGATGGAGACACAAACGGCTTTCGAATTAAAATTGGACTGCACCAAGGGtcggctttgagcccttatcttttttctttggtgatggatgaggtcacaagggatacacAAGGAGAtagcccatggtgtatgctctttgcggatgatgtggtgctagtccaCGATAGTCTGACAGGGGTTAATAGGAAGTTGGAGCTTCAGAGACAGACTTTATAATCAAAAGGTTTTAGGCTTAGCAAAACTAAGATTGAGTATATGAGGTGCGGTTTCAGTAGTACTAGGCACGAGGAAGTTAGCATTGATGGACAAGTGATACCTCACACGGACACCTTTTGGTATTTGGGGTCGATGCTGCAGAAGGATGGTgatattgatgaagtcatgaagatGTGACCCATCGAATCAAAGTTGGATGGATGAAATGGCGCCAAGCTTCTAGCATTCTCTGTGATAAGAAAgttccacaaaagctaaaaggcgggTTTTATAGGACGGCGATTCAACCTACGATGTTGTATGGCACTGAGCGTTGGCCAAGAAAGGACCGggcccggaatgatgatatacgtgaGAGTTGGGGTGTCACCGattggagaagcttgtccaacattgtCTGGGATGGTTTGGGCATGTTCAACGCAGGCCCCGCCAGCGCATAGCTGATGGTTAAGGCTTTGATAATGTAAAGAGAGGTCGAGATAGAccaaacttgacatgggaggagtctgtaAAGGGACCTGAAGGACTGGAATATCACCAAAGATTTTGCCACAGACAGGGGTGCATAGAAGTTAGCTATCCACATGACAGAACCATGACTTAGTTTCAATATCTTTTGGGTTTCAACTCTAGCCTACCAcaacttgtttgggactgaaaGACTTTGTTGTTATAATTCAAGTTATATTAGGTTTATCCAAAAAGCTAGCCCACCGGTGGAGAATGTGAAGTGTGGTGCGGAGATCCGACGTCTACCATAGAGGAACGACAACAACCTGTGTCGTTGGTGGCGAACCTAAAATGGAGTATGTGGACTCTCATTGAGGATCGGGGCggaggcgtcgtgggcggcagggGAGGAACCCAATGATTATAGTGAATCCCAACGAGGCATCAGGATCCACAATGGCAAGGAAGTTTCTACGGGTAAGGAGAACGCTAGGGCTGGTGAAGTAAGAAAGGCTACAAACAAGAGCCCATGGAGGATTCAATCATGCTTCCGGTGATAAGGAAATTTGTGGGAGGTGTGTATGAGAAGACTCGGTCCTTTGGAAAGAGATGGGCCACAAATGTATCTCTCCAAAGATTCTGGGGAGATAGATGAGCATCGTTTAGGAAAGGGAACTTTCAATTCATGCCAAGATGGCATGCCGGCCCCCACACAGAGTTGTCACGTTTTATTGTCAAACCAACAATCGACTTTTAAACACTCATTCTCTTTGCTTAGTATTACCAAACACAATCTGAGAGGAAGTTCTTTAAAGAAAAATCTTTTTCACAATAAAGCAAGGCCCCTGGCTTTTTCTCTAAAAAAAATGTAAGAAATTTTGCCTTGGAGAATTTCCGTATACTTATATGTCCTGTCCTCTAATTTAGTGGAGCTCAGTTGGATGTGCATTATTGAAAGAAAAGAAATCGCCGGCGACGCATTTTGCTTCCATTACTTGTAAGTTCTCCAAACCGTAGTTTGTACATTTGCACAAATATAAAATATATTGTAGTTGGCATTTGCGCATGTGCGGCTCCGAATTTTGTATTGTGGCGACGCGCATACGAGTGTGTGCAAAAGAGATGCCATTTGCTGCGATGAATTATGATTATTCTAGGATGGCTAGGAGGCCAGGAGGAACATTCCTTTGGGCGCATGCATGCTTCCTCGAATGTACATCCGATGTGACAGAatattactactccctctgttcacttttataagaccttaaaGACATTTCAGATAATGTGCAAAACAACCTATTttgagttgtctgaaatgacttacaaaagtgaacggagggagtatagtacATGGTTAAAAAGAGGATCAGCCTAGACAGATGGATCTGTGTCCAAGATAGAAGAATGAGTCACAAAGTTATAAACATATACAATActtatgtactactccctccgttcccaaatatttgtctttctagagatttcaacgagtgactacattcggagcaaaatgagtgaatctacactctaaaataagtctacatacatccgtatgttgtgtccatttgaaatgcctagaaagacaaatatttgggaacggagggagtaagataTAATGACCATACGTAACGACGACACTGCAGGTTCAAGTTGATTTGAGAGACAAGCTACATGATAAGTCTGATCATGCGCACTTATAATTATGATATTTTACCTTATTACCTTAATAAATAAacactatttattttctttttaaaagtAAAATTATTTATTTGTATGTCTACCAATAAACAACTTTCGGTTCCAGAAATAACTTACAGCATCACTCATCTTTTTCCACATCCACTTAGCCTGTTTACTTGCATCTCGAGCGTTTAACTTTCTTCCGtttgccttctccttctccctATAGTAATCACTATGGACAACACAACAGATCAAATAACGGTAACCACATCACTGTcaagaaaataaaatttaaaaCAATAATGACTTGCATATAGAGAAAAAACTCATGCTTTGGCTTTTTCACCCTGTTATGATCCTTGCCTTCCTTGCTCACAGCACGGTGGCTCCTATGCAGCAACCAAAAATTTAATGGATAGACAACAACTACAAAATCAAATTAagcaaaaagaagagaaaaaatgaAAAATTTAAAGGGGAGCTACAAAGGCGCAAAATATATTTGTTGAGCATTGGATACACAACAGGTTTAAACATATTACTGATACAACTTATATCTATTGCATAGCCCAaggggcaaatatattaaagacttCGGTACAAGGAAGAAATATGGACTAATGCAAACTCCTAGACCAATACTAATACTGCTCACCACGTACATCATCATTCCGGACTGGTCCTTTCTTGCGTGGCCACATAGCCATCTCAACATGCCCATCTCTGCTACAACTAGTTGTTGAACATGTTGTCTTTTAGTTTGCCAACATTCAACGCCACACAACAACGCAGGTCGAATCAccgtcctatagaacttgcctttAAGCTTATGTAGCAGTATCTTCTCCCAAAGAACGCCCGAAGCTTGGCGCCACCGCACACATCCAGTTTTGAAGTGTAATAAGAAGGCTTCAAAAACATGTTGAGTCAAGCCAAAGGGGGGTAACGACAAGATGGCGCACCAAAGGAAGACATCGCATCAGTAGAAGATGCACGATAAGTATCAAGAGGAGATGGGTTGTCAAAAGAAGATGGCACATCAAGAGAATGAAGCATTGCACAAAAAATCGTTCCCTAGAAACCAGCGGCAAAAGAATGGGTGTAGATCAACAACACTGCAAACGAAGGCTACGAAAATCCTACGGACACAAGGACTAGAAAAGAATGTTGACATATAAAAGTTTGGTGGACTTGCAAGGCATAAAACATGAAAGGGCAATGGATTTGGTGGATGCAGTGGATAATATAGAAAACTAGAAGCTAGGACACAAATACAAGATGATGCAGGAGCCATCGTGATTGTAGGGGAGGTTGTGGAGAAAGTCGTGCAGGTGAGATGTCGATGAGGAGCAGCGACGAGTAGCGACTAGGGGGCAAACACGCAACTTTGATGCAAGGTGCATGTGTGAAATGGAGTGGGTGGAGCCGTCATGTCGATCTTGGCGGCAACTTGGCCATCGGCCACGAGCTGACTAGTCATGCGGTGATGAGTGGCCTGGAACCAACAGACGGGGGGAGGCCATGATAGGCGAGCAACCTCTGCACACTGGCAAACACGCGCCCTGGGTGGTGTGTGATTCCTATGGTGGCTAGAACCAAAGAAGACGAGTATATGATACCTAGGTACCGCCAGCCATACAAGGGTTGTCCATGTCATCCCCGAGTGGGCTGAGTCAACCACTCGCTGCCCGGCACCAGCCAAACGTTGCATCTACTTTAGAGGCAAGGCAAAAAAAATGTCGTGTTGGTGCTCGGCATGGTCTGGTTCAAGTGGTGGCACGAGCCCACCTTTAGTCTGACCAAAGCCATGTAACCCTAACCCGACAAGGTACATATGGCGAGCTAGGGGCCTCTCAGGGGGATTGAACATATTCTAGAGCcatctagatctagggtttccaCCAAGCCCTTTGTTCTTGCTAGGACGTTACCGCAGCACCAACTTGTAACCCAAGAAACCCTCTCCCATGATCTTCCCGATCGCCGGTGAGCAGCCTAGCAATACAACCAGCACAGGAAGGAGTTGGGTATTACCTCTCCAGGGAGGGCCCAAACTTAGGTAGATCGTGTGTCTCTTCTGCTACCATCTCAACCCGCCGCTCGCATCCCTCTTCGAAAAAATCAGTTGATGCTCGACGGCACTGCCAAACTCAGAACACCGAAGTTGGAGCGTCGTGTACGGGTTGTTCGCATGGTCTAGCTGATTGGATTGGGATGGCTTCCTCAACCTTCAAGACTAGTCGCTTCGCACCAAACCGAGGTCTCTTCTCTGGCTCCTTGCGCTTCATCGCCAACACGGCTAGGAAGCTGGTCCTTGTCGTCTCCTTCCCAAAGGGACAGATCTTTCGCTTCGGGTACCTCgatgtaatgccccggacacacctgTCGGTTACCGGCTATTACTCCTGGCagaatctagactggccccacagatcaacccTAGTCTTTCCTGCGCACTttctcctcactcgtgcgcacctgggACCAACTTccagtcacccatcctgaaattgctCCAAGCtcagcacacttaactttggagttctatccgaatgggctcctagaaaagaaggaattccttattgatgagtagtctatcatccctattaagccaggctctCACATACATCCCCACTCAAAGGAACCGACATCCTCGTCGGCTCACATgaatgttccctcttggcacacgTCTATGCGTCCAGTTCGGCAGATGTGTCATAGCCACAAATGCCATGCACAACATGACCATGCAtccatgtaaccgcgagggtcggctctaataccaacttgtaatgccccaaACACACCCGCCAGTTAGTGGTCGTTACTACTGGCagaatctagactggccccacagatcaacacTAGTCTTTcctgcacactttgtcctcactcgtgcgcacctgggACTAACTTCTCAAACAGTCACCCATCCTGAATTGCTTCAAGCTCAACACGCTTACCTTTCGAGTTCTTTCCAAatgggctcctggaaaagaaggaattctttgttgatatgagtagtctatcatccctattaagctaGGCTCTCACACTCAACTTCATCGCCGACGACCCCGGTGAGTTGCATCCCTGCTAAGGGGCACCCAGCCGCGTGTCAAGATCGGTGCTTGCCTCTCCACCAGGGTTGGCACCCAGAGGCAAGCCCCACTCAGTGGCAGGCTACGTGGCACCGCGGCTAGGGATGAGGGGAGATCCGACGATGGCGTCATGCTCGTGCTTCTTTAACTTGTATACCAACTTGTGCCCAATAGCTCGATGCCCTGCGGGCAGCGTGGTGAGTGTCCAGGTAGTGTTGTCGTCAATCGACGACAGTTCGTCCAGCATCGCGCGATGCTAGCACTACTCGCGCTCTGCTTCAGTGAACGTGATCAACTCCTCGCCGGCCATCAGATGCAACACAAATGTGATCGGCTCCACGCCGGCCATCAGATGCAACACAAGTCCCGCCGTCATCACCGACATTCTCTGCCAATTGTGGCGGCTCGGTGAAAAGGTTATCTACCCATCGGTATCGGTGTGGGGTGCCGCCGCTGTCATCAGCGTCGAATAGGTCCGATCGCACTGTAGGTGGTGTTGCAAACTAAACTGGCACGACCTCGCTTGAGGTGTCTGGGGTTGCAGAGCGAGGGGCTGTTGCACCTGTTGTGCTTGGAGCCACTAGGCTTGGGGCCACAGTGGTCAGGGTTGCTATACCCGGTGTCACTGAGCTCGGGGTCGCCATTGTGCTCGGGGATGCTGCCTAAGCACCAACACTTGTGCACAACGTGTACTCCATGGTGAAGGAGCTACTCGCTGGCGCCTCTCCTAGCGCCTCCCAACTCCAACGTGCCTCCTCGTCGAAGACAACATCGCGGGAGATATGCACACGCTTCGAGACAATGTCATACATTTTGTACGCCTTGGAGCCCGCCTCGTAGCCGAAGAACACCACTGGGGTGCTTCTATCGTCGAGTTTCTTTAGCTGTGGGCGAGTCAAAGATGCGGAGGAAGCGCATGTCGAACTTCCTCCCATATCACGCCTCGTATGGCGTCATGCCGTCGACGCTCCGCGTGAAGGAACGGTTGAGGACGAAGACTATTGCGAGCACCGCCTCCCCCCAAAACGTGCTCGACACCAGCTTGGCCTTGAGCATGGTGTGTGCCATCCCAAGAACCATCTGGTTCCTCCACTCGACGACGTCATTCTGCTGCGGCGAGTAAGGGGCGATGAGGTGACACTGTACCCCTTGTTCGGCGCAATGCCCATAGAAGGTGGCCGAAGTGAACTCGCCACCCTGATCAATGCGGAGTATGCGCAACTTGTGGTTGCACTCCCGCTCCACCTCATCCTTTGAGGCGAGGAGCACCGCCCACATGAAACGGCTATGATCGTCGACGACTAGTAGCATGTACCGGCGTTGCCGGTATGATCGAGCCACATATGTCACCATGGACCAACTCCAAGGGCTTCTCCACCCTGAACTTCGCCTTTTGTGGGAACGTCAGGCGCCGCTACTTCCCAGCAAGGGAAGCCTCGCGGAGCTCGTTTGCGTGCTCTATGTACGATAGGCCGTGAACCAAACCGCCACGCGCCATCCTTCACAGCCCGCCGAAATGCAGGTGCCCAAGCCGAGCATGCCAGCGTCAGGCGTCGAAGACATGCCCTACGGCAAGGCACATTGGTCACACAGGACAAAACAAAAATTTATACAAGCGATTTGGTGCTCAGATTACCTTGATGAGCAACCGTCTGTGCTGATCGCGCACAGTGAGCACCCCACGCCAGATGGCGATGTCGTACTAGTTCTCGTTGAGCTGGCCGATGTTGATGACGCTATTCTTGAGTGTCAGGATCACTGTTCAAAAAAGCGCTATTAGGCGCTTGCCTAGGCGTGCTTAAGCGTTGGGCGTTGGCCTAGAACCtcgctttggcccaaggcgctcaaAAAAGCAGCCGGCAAGGTCCTCCGGCTAGGAATCACGTTTCTTAGGCGAGAAATCAATCTCCCCGGTGGGGATTCGACCTCCCCTGCGAGGATTCATCCTCATCGACGAAGGATTCAGCTACTCTGACGACAAATTGACTGATTTCGGCGAGGGATCAGGCTTCTCCGGCGAGGGATCGAGCTTCTCCAGCAAGGGATAgaggaagagagagggagagagagagagagaagcagccTCGTGCAGCAAGGGAGAGAGGACGAGGGGAAGAGGCGGCGTGAGGACGAAACCTAAATTTCCTGTCGATTGCACCATAAGAGAGCTTTAGTAGGAGGATATGAAGATGGGCCTGTGGTTTAATGGGCTAGGCCAGCCCATCTAGCTTATTTCTTCATGCTACAATCGTAACGCCTAATCGCGCCTAAGCTAGAAAAGCGCAAGTAGGTGGCCAAACGCAtaattaacgcctagcacttttttgaacttTGGTCGGGATGAAGACATCCATGAACGCGTTGTGGTCTCCCCCGTCGACGATAAAGACGACGGTCCCAAGGCCATGGATATCCACAACCAAGCCATCAGCGAACCACACCTTCCCAGCGATCGAGTGGTCCAGCTCCGCAAACACGTCGACcgaaccagtcatgtggtttgtggcGCCATTGTCAAGGAACCAACCATCGTTGCGCTTGTCACCTACAAGCGTGGGTGTGGTCACGGCTCTCTCCTCCTTGAGGAAGACGTAGCCGCACGCACACGCCATTGTCGGGGAGCTATCTCCTGCCAACGCGATTGACCCCGGACACTTGGTTGTCGAGGTATGGCCGGCCTGAATCGTCGTGCGCTCCTCCACGGACTCGATGGTCGCCAACATCATGGTCGGGGCATGGTCCACCAGATGTGCCATGGGCCCGAGCATTGTTGGGGTGTGACTTCCCATGCGTGCCTTCATCGCCTTCCAGTCAATAGGCCCTGAGAACAATGTTGTCGGGAATTGCCTACCACTGTAGGCATGGATTCTACTGACGGGCTCTGTGCTCCTGCACGGACACGACGGTTGACGGGGCGTGAGTTCCCCACGCTCGTGCCTTCATCGCTTCCCAGTCAATAGGCCCCGAGAACAATGTTGTCGGAGAATTGCTTACCATTGTAGGGATGAATTCTGCTGACAGGCTCCATGCCTCGACACGACGGTTGCCGGTACCGTGGTCGCGGGTGACGCTGGGCCTTCTTGCACGGTTTCAGCGCAAGCCATCAAGACTACCGGCGCACCGTCCATGTCAGCTTGGACAAGGTTTGCCGAAACCACAGCTGCCTCGTCAACAATCCTTGTGAGACATGCCTGGAACCAATGACCCGGCTTGCCGCAATAGTGGCACTTTTCATTGTCATTGTCGGCGCCTCATCCGGCCCCGTCCTGCTATTGGGGCTGGCCTGGCTTCCGCCCAAAGTTGTCGCCTCCGCTTTGGGTGCGACCACCGCCTCAGCCGGTGCCGCCTCCGTTGCTCGTGGCACCGCCACCGCGTCCTTGAAGCTTCCTCACCTCCCACTCCTTCGAGAGTAAGAGTCGTCCGCCACTGAAGCTCCTGCGGCCATCCTCGAGGTGGTCCTCGACCACCCGTAGCCGTCCCGTGAGCTCCTCGATGGCGAGCTCACTCAGGTCAAGCAAGGTCTCGATGGAGATTGCTACCTGAGCGAAGCGAGGTGGAACGACACAGAGATATTTTCCCACCATTCTCGTGTCGTCCATGACGTCGCTAAGCGCGTGGAGCTGCGACGCAAGGCTGGAGATCCGCATGGCAAAGTCGTGGACGAGCTCGCCCGCCTTGAAGGTGACGTTCTCGAAGTCCACCCGCAGCTTCTACGCATTCGCCTCACGCACGCGGTTGTTGCCGAGACGCTGGGTCCGAATGGCTTCCCACACCTCCTTGGCGTTTGCCTTCGCCGCAAGCATG is drawn from Triticum dicoccoides isolate Atlit2015 ecotype Zavitan chromosome 4A, WEW_v2.0, whole genome shotgun sequence and contains these coding sequences:
- the LOC119284485 gene encoding uncharacterized protein LOC119284485 isoform X1, encoding MAGEDGKVDHPRRSGRLKAQTRADQEHGAEDTSEVDCSRRRCLRPQSSSGQEADGEADHPRYNLRLRSHRAVSKEGKDHNRVKKPKHEFFLYIDYYREKEKANGRKLNARDASKQAKWMWKKMSDADKAPYKAEAIRLSAEYKEKKGRMNCSSPEVVSTPPLVNDTASEVIATPPAVNGTPPAVNGTPLQEPNVSDPSWLQDLPAPPQEPVFSFSGSSMDQVSMYVSTGPEASSDSESLFKKGKGDGVRPSPPSVNRPAVRRGSK
- the LOC119284485 gene encoding uncharacterized protein LOC119284485 isoform X2, giving the protein MAGEDGKVDHPRRSGRLKAQTRADQEHGAEDTSEVDCSRRRCLRPQSSSGQEADGEADHPRYNLRLRSHRAVSKEGKDHNRVKKPKHEFFLYIDYYREKEKANGRKLNARDASKQAKWMWKKMSDADKAPYKAEAIRLSAEYKEKKGRMNCSSPEVVSTPPLVNDTASEVIATPPAVNGTPPAVNGTPLQEPNVSDPSWLQDLPAPPQEPVFSFSGSSMVSMYVSTGPEASSDSESLFKKGKGDGVRPSPPSVNRPAVRRGSK
- the LOC119284485 gene encoding uncharacterized protein LOC119284485 isoform X6, translated to MAGEDGKVDHPRRSGRLKAQTRADQEHGAEDTSEVDCSRRRCLRPQSSSGQEADGEADHPRYNLRLRSHRAVSKEGKDHNRVKKPKHEFFLYIDYYREKEKANGRKLNARDASKQAKWMWKKMSDAEPNVSDPSWLQDLPAPPQEPVFSFSGSSMVSMYVSTGPEASSDSESLFKKGKGDGVRPSPPSVNRPAVRRGSK
- the LOC119284485 gene encoding uncharacterized protein LOC119284485 isoform X4 translates to MAGEDGKVDHPRRSGRLKAQTRADQEHGAEDTSEVDCSRRRCLRPQSSSGQEADGEADHPRYNLRLSDYYREKEKANGRKLNARDASKQAKWMWKKMSDADKAPYKAEAIRLSAEYKEKKGRMNCSSPEVVSTPPLVNDTASEVIATPPAVNGTPPAVNGTPLQEPNVSDPSWLQDLPAPPQEPVFSFSGSSMDQVSMYVSTGPEASSDSESLFKKGKGDGVRPSPPSVNRPAVRRGSK
- the LOC119284485 gene encoding uncharacterized protein LOC119284485 isoform X3 — protein: MAGEDGKVDHPRRSGRLKAQTRADQEHGAEDTSEVDCSRRRCLRPQSSSGQEADGEADHPRYNLRLRSHRAVSKEGKDHNRVKKPNDYYREKEKANGRKLNARDASKQAKWMWKKMSDADKAPYKAEAIRLSAEYKEKKGRMNCSSPEVVSTPPLVNDTASEVIATPPAVNGTPPAVNGTPLQEPNVSDPSWLQDLPAPPQEPVFSFSGSSMDQVSMYVSTGPEASSDSESLFKKGKGDGVRPSPPSVNRPAVRRGSK
- the LOC119284485 gene encoding uncharacterized protein LOC119284485 isoform X5, coding for MAGEDGKVDHPRRSGRLKAQTRADQEHGAEDTSEVDCSRRRCLRPQSSSGQEADGEADHPRYNLRLRSHRAVSKEGKDHNRVKKPKHEFFLYIDYYREKEKANGRKLNARDASKQAKWMWKKMSDAEPNVSDPSWLQDLPAPPQEPVFSFSGSSMDQVSMYVSTGPEASSDSESLFKKGKGDGVRPSPPSVNRPAVRRGSK